In the Flavobacterium acetivorans genome, one interval contains:
- a CDS encoding ATPase, protein MTNHCKSVVETYQIINNVKNYSFSKCLSYLEYQGKISYGQSFEISEIDHETIYKLLIYAIKDKKEAYRLNLDLCKGILLSGTIGCGKTSIMSLLRPFINPSLDYKMKSCREIAFDFAKNGFETMTNYNQIQHKSTRLAGYCFDDLGAEQQIKHYGNDCNVMAEILISRYEHFVMNNSVTHLTTNLSATEIENFYGNRVRSRMRAMFNLIAFDKETKDKR, encoded by the coding sequence ATGACGAACCATTGTAAATCAGTTGTCGAGACCTACCAAATCATTAACAACGTCAAAAACTACAGCTTCAGCAAATGCCTCAGCTATCTCGAATACCAGGGCAAAATCAGCTACGGCCAATCTTTCGAAATCAGCGAAATCGACCACGAAACAATTTACAAATTGCTGATTTATGCCATCAAAGACAAAAAAGAGGCTTATAGACTCAATTTAGACCTCTGCAAAGGTATATTGCTGTCCGGCACAATTGGATGCGGGAAAACGTCGATAATGAGCTTATTAAGGCCGTTTATTAATCCTTCGCTCGACTATAAAATGAAGAGTTGTCGTGAAATTGCTTTCGACTTCGCCAAAAACGGTTTTGAAACCATGACCAATTACAACCAAATCCAACACAAAAGCACTCGTTTAGCCGGCTATTGTTTCGATGATCTTGGCGCCGAACAGCAAATAAAACATTACGGCAACGACTGCAATGTGATGGCCGAGATCCTGATCAGCCGCTACGAACATTTTGTGATGAATAATTCCGTCACCCACCTGACCACCAACCTTTCGGCCACAGAAATCGAAAACTTTTACGGCAACCGCGTCCGTTCCCGGATGCGGGCCATGTTCAACCTCATCGCTTTTGATAAGGAAACAAAGGATAAAAGGTAA
- a CDS encoding DNA-binding protein, whose amino-acid sequence MKDLTNSHIDRENVINNNTAVKEIYNQLGFKGIMFEKKYRYTLNQVSRFYEVDTRTIERILQENSAELQNSGYEIFKGIKLKMFKDLINQLTDTNVGQLMQDDDNELVGKRATSLSVFTFKALLNIGMLLQTSDKAKEVRSFMLNVVIDVLNKNSGGSTKFINQREPEFLRSAISTINYRQEFTNAVDFYIVPNKFKYGQLTDKIYKNIFNEDSKEYRKVLDLKLSENVRNTMYSEVLDLISSYESGFSEFLKEEFEKKGEKFSLTEAHGVFSEFEKRTNKIYEPLRDKARGLMASRDMVFRDALHEKLKDYIGTVSAEDFNKFLGEKSQALEERLKDNMDVFKRLKDR is encoded by the coding sequence ATGAAAGATTTAACCAATTCACACATTGACCGTGAAAATGTAATTAATAACAATACGGCTGTTAAAGAAATATACAACCAATTGGGATTTAAGGGCATTATGTTCGAAAAAAAATACCGTTACACCTTGAATCAAGTATCTAGATTTTATGAAGTAGATACAAGAACAATTGAACGGATTTTACAAGAAAATAGCGCTGAGCTGCAAAATTCAGGGTATGAAATTTTCAAAGGTATCAAACTTAAAATGTTTAAAGATTTGATAAATCAACTGACCGACACCAATGTCGGTCAGTTGATGCAAGATGATGATAATGAGTTGGTAGGAAAAAGAGCGACTAGCTTATCTGTCTTTACTTTTAAAGCATTATTAAATATTGGTATGTTACTTCAAACATCGGATAAGGCAAAAGAAGTAAGAAGTTTTATGCTTAACGTAGTAATAGATGTTTTGAATAAAAACAGTGGAGGTTCTACCAAATTTATTAATCAAAGAGAGCCAGAGTTTTTGAGGTCTGCAATAAGCACAATCAATTATAGACAAGAATTTACCAATGCAGTTGATTTTTATATAGTTCCTAATAAATTCAAATACGGGCAATTAACAGATAAAATCTACAAAAATATTTTTAACGAAGATTCAAAAGAATACCGCAAAGTACTGGATTTAAAGCTATCAGAAAACGTAAGAAATACAATGTATTCGGAAGTATTAGATCTGATTTCTAGTTATGAAAGTGGTTTTTCTGAATTTTTGAAGGAAGAATTTGAGAAAAAAGGAGAGAAATTTTCTTTAACCGAGGCACATGGGGTGTTTTCTGAATTTGAGAAACGAACCAATAAGATTTATGAACCATTGAGAGATAAAGCAAGGGGGCTTATGGCAAGTAGAGATATGGTTTTTAGGGATGCATTACATGAAAAATTAAAAGATTATATAGGTACCGTAAGTGCTGAAGATTTTAATAAATTTTTAGGAGAAAAAAGCCAGGCACTGGAAGAAAGATTGAAAGATAATATGGATGTGTTCAAAAGATTAAAAGATCGCTAA
- a CDS encoding type II toxin-antitoxin system death-on-curing family toxin produces the protein MKYFYFDTAHAIKEQDFIIENSGGRKGIINIGLVDSVLEHIQNDSYYPEFENKVCHLFYSINKNHAFEDGNKRSSIVLTSYFLEVNGFDFKVSHFIREMENIAVQVADNKIDKDLLQEIITSILYESDYDEELQLKIVNAISVREENNQEETEF, from the coding sequence ATGAAGTACTTTTATTTTGACACAGCACATGCCATTAAAGAACAAGATTTTATTATTGAAAATAGTGGCGGCAGAAAAGGAATTATCAACATTGGTTTAGTTGATAGTGTTTTAGAACATATTCAAAATGATTCGTATTATCCGGAGTTTGAAAACAAAGTTTGTCATTTATTCTATTCGATAAATAAAAACCATGCATTTGAAGATGGAAACAAAAGAAGTTCAATTGTTCTGACTTCTTATTTTCTTGAAGTGAATGGATTTGATTTCAAAGTAAGTCACTTCATTCGAGAAATGGAAAACATTGCGGTTCAGGTGGCTGACAATAAGATAGATAAAGATTTATTGCAGGAAATCATTACATCAATTCTATACGAAAGCGACTATGATGAAGAGCTTCAATTAAAAATAGTTAATGCTATATCAGTAAGAGAAGAGAATAACCAAGAAGAAACCGAATTCTAA